The Brachionichthys hirsutus isolate HB-005 chromosome 11, CSIRO-AGI_Bhir_v1, whole genome shotgun sequence genome includes a window with the following:
- the ech1 gene encoding delta(3,5)-Delta(2,4)-dienoyl-CoA isomerase, mitochondrial, producing the protein MLSGIARPAVATLRTLRLPSQAAVRAMSSSAGSASPYTTLATSHPAEFITHVELHRPEKRNAMNKAFWSEMVDLFNGIAGNPDCRVVVFSGAGPAFTAGLDLLDTADLLLQPKGDDVARVSWNVRKTVAKYQETFSVIEKCPKPVVVAVHGACVGAGVDLITACDIRLCTQDAWFQVKEVDIGLAADVGTLQRLPKVIGSRSLVNELALTARKMYADEAQSSGLVSRVFADKEAMMAGALEMAGEIAGRSPVAVQGTKINLIYSRDHSVAEGLDYMATWNMSMLQSQDVMKSAQATMEKKSPKTAAFSKL; encoded by the exons ATGTTGTCGGGCATTGCCAGGCCGGCTGTAGCCACAC TCAGGACGTTGCGGCTTCCCTCTCAGGCCGCGGTCAGAGCCATGTCCTCTTCGGCGGGTTCTGCCTCTCCATACACCACCCTGGCCACCAGTCACCCCGCAGAGTTCATCACGCACGTGGAGCTTCACCGGCCGGAGAAACGCAATGCCATGAACAAAGCCTTCTGGAG TGAGATGGTGGACTTGTTTAATGGGATCGCTGGGAACCCCGACTGCAGAGTGGTGGTGTTTTCTGGAGCAGGGCCGGCCTTCACGGCGG GCCTCGACCTGCTGGACACGGCCGACCTCCTGCTCCAGCCAAAGGGCGACGACGTGGCCAGAGTTTCCTGGAACGTCAGGAAGACGGTCGCCAAATATCAAGAGACCTTCTCCGTCATCGAGAAG TGTCCGAAGCCCGTCGTCGTGGCCGTCCACGGAGCCTGCGTGGGGGCAG GCGTTGACCTGATCACAGCCTGTGATATCCGACTGTGCACCCAGGACGCCTGGTTCCAGGtgaag GAAGTTGATATTGGACTCGCAGCAGACGTTGGAACTCTCCAAAGACTTCCTAAAGTCATCGGCAGCCGGAG CCTGGTGAACGAGTTGGCTCTGACCGCCAGGAAGATGTACGCCGATGAAGCCCAGAGCAGCGGCCTGGTCAG TCGAGTGTTTGCAGACAAGGAGGCCATGATGGCCGGAGCGCTGGAGATGGCCGGCGAGATCGCCGGCCGCAGTCCTGTAGCCGTGCAGGGCACCAAAATCAACCTGATCTATTCCAGAGACCACAGCGTGGCGGAGGGACTGGACTACATG GCTACCTGGAACATGAGCATGCTCCAGTCTCAAGATGTAATGAAATCAGCTCAGGCCACCATGGAGAAGAAGAGTCCAAAGACGGCGGCTTTCTCCAAACTCTGA